From a region of the uncultured Desulfatiglans sp. genome:
- the lspA gene encoding Lipoprotein signal peptidase, which translates to MARPVHFAVWPAGVVVALDQISKWLLIRLLQPFESIPVLSGLFNIVHVRNRGMAFGLLNRSDGVQWRMILLIGASLAAIVVLVWWLARLKPGEKLMAFALSLVLGGAVGNLIDRLAHGEVIDFLDFYVGSYHWPAFNVADAAITTGTILIGLVFLGGSRKGAPL; encoded by the coding sequence TTGGCGCGCCCTGTTCATTTCGCCGTCTGGCCGGCGGGGGTCGTCGTGGCACTGGACCAGATCTCGAAGTGGCTGCTGATCCGCCTGCTTCAGCCCTTCGAATCGATCCCGGTGCTGAGCGGTCTTTTCAACATCGTCCACGTCCGAAACCGGGGGATGGCCTTTGGACTCCTCAACCGGAGCGACGGCGTGCAGTGGCGGATGATCCTCCTCATCGGAGCCAGCCTGGCGGCTATTGTGGTCCTCGTCTGGTGGCTCGCGCGCTTGAAGCCCGGCGAAAAACTCATGGCCTTCGCCCTCTCGCTCGTTCTCGGAGGGGCCGTCGGCAATCTGATCGACCGCCTGGCCCATGGTGAAGTGATCGATTTTCTGGATTTCTACGTCGGGTCCTACCATTGGCCGGCCTTCAACGTCGCGGATGCAGCCATCACGACCGGAACCATCCTGATCGGGCTGGTCTTTCTCGGTGGTTCACGGAAAGGCGCTCCGCTTTGA
- the lgt gene encoding Prolipoprotein diacylglyceryl transferase has product MFPDLISIGPFTLHSYGLLVATGFLAGLFVTLKIGQREGYTSQQIMDMGFLMILGGVIGSRILYILINFGYYLEHPLDAVKIWQGGLVFSGGILGALITVGWYSRRHHIPLWNLGDLWAPAASIGQGFGRIGCLLAGCCYGKPTDSWCGIVFSHPHSLAPLGIPLHPTQLYASLSAFAIFAILLVLSFRKTYPGQIFLWFLILHSTARLWIEKYRWDDRGSLGGTSMTVTQLVALGILLAAIVLLFVLKSRRRHMENAAGRHPPGVD; this is encoded by the coding sequence ATGTTCCCTGACTTGATCTCGATAGGCCCTTTCACCCTCCACAGTTACGGTCTTCTCGTGGCCACCGGGTTCCTGGCCGGTCTGTTCGTCACCCTCAAGATCGGTCAACGCGAGGGATATACGTCGCAACAGATCATGGACATGGGGTTCCTGATGATCCTGGGGGGTGTCATCGGCTCGAGGATCCTGTATATCCTGATCAACTTCGGGTACTATCTCGAGCATCCCCTGGATGCCGTCAAGATCTGGCAGGGCGGCCTCGTTTTTTCAGGCGGGATCCTGGGCGCCCTGATCACCGTGGGCTGGTACAGCCGCCGCCACCATATTCCACTGTGGAACCTGGGGGACCTCTGGGCACCGGCTGCCTCCATCGGGCAGGGCTTCGGACGAATCGGATGCCTCCTGGCCGGCTGCTGCTACGGGAAACCCACCGATTCGTGGTGTGGGATCGTGTTTTCGCACCCCCATTCCCTGGCCCCTCTGGGGATCCCCCTGCATCCCACCCAACTCTACGCGTCGCTGAGCGCCTTTGCGATCTTTGCGATCCTCCTCGTCCTTTCTTTCAGGAAAACCTATCCAGGACAGATCTTTCTGTGGTTTCTCATCCTGCACAGCACTGCGAGGCTCTGGATCGAAAAGTACCGCTGGGACGACCGCGGCAGTCTGGGAGGCACCTCTATGACCGTAACCCAGCTGGTTGCGCTTGGCATCCTGCTCGCTGCGATCGTCCTGCTGTTCGTTCTCAAGTCCCGTCGCAGGCATATGGAAAATGCAGCCGGCCGTCATCCACCTGGCGTGGACTGA
- a CDS encoding conserved hypothetical protein (Evidence 4 : Unknown function but conserved in other organisms), producing MILAMRAYLLDEIPSAHLERIKGFLDQNALHSRVDEIYWVQLPDDLLTAEQYSHQACRPHVFAVELGPDWVRFEFLIRSLHTMRCTCPGYCTEPQRHFVMHFADNMLKSLNIQT from the coding sequence GTGATCCTCGCCATGCGCGCCTATCTTCTCGATGAAATACCGTCGGCCCACCTCGAAAGGATCAAGGGCTTTCTGGATCAAAACGCCCTGCACAGCAGGGTCGACGAGATCTACTGGGTTCAACTTCCTGACGACCTCCTGACCGCGGAGCAATACAGTCATCAGGCCTGCCGCCCCCACGTCTTCGCCGTCGAGTTGGGCCCGGATTGGGTGCGGTTCGAATTCCTCATTCGGTCGCTCCACACCATGCGATGCACCTGCCCCGGCTACTGCACCGAACCGCAGCGGCACTTCGTGATGCATTTTGCAGACAACATGCTGAAGAGCCTGAACATTCAGACCTGA
- the ileS gene encoding isoleucyl-tRNA synthetase (Evidence 2a : Function from experimental evidences in other organisms; PubMedId : 2011499, 2985604, 6374664, 6378662, 6390679, 7929087, 9554847; Product type e : enzyme), which yields MDYKQTLNLPQTAFPMKANLVKREPEILAKWESEKLYELIRTRSKGRKRYMLHDGPPYANGHIHMGTAFNKILKDIIIKSKQMAGYDAPYVPGWDCHGLPIEHKVDQELGRRKADMTQAEIRRHCRTYAERFIDIQRNEFKRLGVLGEWERPYLTMNFPYEATIVREFGKFALNGSLIRSKKPIYWCASCHTALAEAEVEYGDHASPSIFVKFPMVSDLSPRYPELQGKRVFVLIWTTTPWTIPANLAIALHPDFDYVAVEIPGGDVLILAEGLLHVCMDTFGIDDYKVLTAVDPRELENLEARHPLYDRPSRIVLAPYVTLEAGTGCVHTAPGHGREDYETGLAYGLEVYSPVDGDGRFLPEVGFFAGQSVFEANPLVNQKLREVGALMKEEVIHHEYPHCWRCKQPVIFRSTEQWFISMDKTQLRQRALEAIDRVNWIPAWGQERIQNMIANRPDWCISRQRSWGVPITVFFCKDCGEVLVSQEIIDHVAAQVEASGADIWFTQPETDLLPPGTKCPGCGSERFQKETDILDVWFDSGVSYAAVMEKRPYLDSPADMYLEGSDQHRGWFHSSLLCSVGTRSEAPYRSVLTHGFVVDGAGKAMHKSAGNVIAPEELIRKYGAEILRLWVAGEDYRDNIRLSEEILQRLTEAYRRIRNTCRFLIGNLYDFDPAVDRVPREDMAELDQWALHRLQDLSRRILKAYEDCEFHIVYHGLHNFCVLDLSSLYLDIIKDRLYTSPPRSQARRSAQTAMQIILDALVRLMAPVLSFTAEEIWQYLKGDREPSVHADCFAPLDEAFSNPDLAERWDRIMAVRREVTKALELARKEKRIGHSLDAVVTLGLGENLMELLSAYREELRSVFIVSEVQLASAADLDSVPESEAVPGLRVLVGPSEQAKCERCWVHDASVGEADAHPTLCRRCLQAIEEAE from the coding sequence ATGGATTACAAACAAACACTCAACCTTCCCCAAACCGCCTTTCCCATGAAGGCCAACCTGGTCAAACGAGAACCCGAAATCCTGGCCAAATGGGAATCGGAGAAGCTTTACGAACTGATCCGGACACGGTCCAAGGGCCGGAAGCGCTATATGCTGCACGACGGCCCCCCATACGCCAACGGCCACATCCATATGGGCACCGCCTTCAACAAGATCCTTAAGGATATCATCATCAAGTCCAAGCAGATGGCAGGCTATGACGCCCCTTACGTCCCCGGCTGGGACTGCCACGGACTTCCGATCGAACATAAGGTGGACCAGGAGCTTGGAAGACGCAAGGCGGACATGACCCAGGCCGAGATCCGCCGCCACTGCCGGACCTACGCCGAGCGGTTCATCGACATCCAGCGCAACGAATTCAAGCGCCTGGGCGTCCTCGGCGAGTGGGAGCGCCCTTACCTCACCATGAACTTTCCCTACGAGGCCACCATCGTCCGCGAATTCGGCAAGTTCGCACTGAACGGCAGCCTCATCCGCAGCAAGAAACCCATTTACTGGTGCGCCTCCTGTCACACCGCCCTGGCGGAAGCCGAGGTCGAGTACGGGGACCATGCCTCTCCGTCCATCTTCGTCAAATTCCCCATGGTCTCCGACCTGTCGCCGCGTTACCCGGAACTCCAGGGAAAGCGGGTCTTCGTGCTCATCTGGACCACCACCCCGTGGACCATCCCGGCCAACCTGGCCATCGCGCTCCACCCGGATTTCGATTACGTCGCCGTGGAGATCCCGGGGGGGGACGTCCTCATTCTGGCCGAAGGCCTGCTGCATGTCTGCATGGACACCTTCGGCATCGATGATTACAAAGTCTTGACCGCCGTCGATCCCAGGGAGCTCGAAAACCTGGAGGCGCGCCATCCTCTCTACGACCGGCCCTCCCGGATTGTGCTGGCCCCTTACGTCACGCTGGAGGCCGGCACCGGCTGCGTCCACACGGCTCCGGGGCACGGCCGCGAGGACTACGAGACCGGGCTCGCCTACGGCCTTGAGGTCTACTCTCCGGTCGACGGAGACGGCCGATTCCTGCCCGAAGTCGGATTCTTCGCCGGGCAGAGCGTCTTCGAGGCCAATCCGCTGGTCAACCAGAAGCTGCGGGAGGTCGGCGCCCTCATGAAGGAAGAGGTCATCCACCATGAATACCCGCACTGCTGGCGGTGCAAACAGCCGGTCATCTTCCGCTCGACAGAACAGTGGTTCATCTCGATGGACAAGACCCAGCTGCGGCAGCGCGCCCTCGAGGCCATCGACCGCGTCAACTGGATCCCGGCCTGGGGGCAGGAGAGGATTCAGAACATGATCGCCAACCGCCCCGACTGGTGCATCTCCCGGCAGCGAAGCTGGGGGGTTCCCATTACGGTCTTTTTCTGCAAAGACTGCGGCGAGGTCCTCGTCTCACAGGAGATCATCGACCACGTCGCCGCCCAGGTAGAGGCCTCCGGCGCCGATATCTGGTTCACGCAACCCGAGACCGACCTTCTCCCCCCGGGAACGAAATGCCCCGGCTGCGGCTCGGAGCGATTCCAGAAGGAAACGGACATCCTGGACGTCTGGTTCGATTCGGGTGTCAGCTACGCCGCCGTCATGGAGAAGCGCCCCTATCTCGACAGCCCCGCCGACATGTACCTGGAAGGCAGCGACCAGCACCGCGGATGGTTTCACAGCTCTCTGCTCTGCTCCGTCGGGACCCGGAGCGAGGCCCCCTACCGCAGCGTGCTGACCCACGGGTTCGTGGTCGACGGGGCGGGCAAGGCCATGCACAAATCCGCCGGAAACGTCATCGCGCCCGAAGAACTCATCCGGAAATACGGGGCCGAAATCCTGCGCCTCTGGGTCGCGGGGGAGGATTACCGCGACAACATCCGGCTTTCCGAGGAGATCCTCCAGCGTCTGACAGAGGCCTACCGGCGTATCCGCAACACCTGCCGCTTCCTGATCGGGAACCTCTATGATTTCGATCCGGCGGTCGACCGGGTCCCCCGCGAAGACATGGCCGAGCTCGATCAGTGGGCCCTGCACCGTCTCCAGGACCTGAGCCGGCGGATCCTCAAGGCCTATGAGGACTGCGAATTTCACATCGTTTACCACGGTCTGCACAATTTCTGTGTGCTGGATCTCTCGTCGCTCTACCTGGATATCATCAAGGACCGGCTGTACACCTCGCCCCCCCGCTCCCAGGCGCGGCGCTCGGCCCAGACGGCCATGCAAATCATCCTGGACGCTCTGGTGCGCCTCATGGCCCCGGTCCTCTCCTTCACCGCCGAGGAGATCTGGCAATACCTGAAAGGCGATCGTGAGCCAAGCGTACACGCGGACTGTTTCGCCCCGCTCGACGAGGCCTTTTCCAACCCGGACCTCGCCGAGCGCTGGGACCGCATCATGGCGGTCCGCCGGGAGGTCACCAAGGCCCTGGAACTGGCCCGCAAGGAAAAGCGTATCGGCCATTCCCTGGATGCCGTCGTGACCCTGGGGCTGGGGGAAAACCTCATGGAGCTTCTGAGCGCCTACCGGGAAGAGCTTCGCTCCGTCTTCATCGTCTCGGAGGTGCAGCTCGCCTCGGCGGCCGATCTGGACTCCGTGCCCGAGAGCGAAGCAGTTCCCGGGCTGCGTGTGCTCGTCGGACCCTCCGAGCAGGCCAAGTGCGAACGGTGCTGGGTGCATGACGCGAGCGTCGGCGAGGCAGACGCCCATCCCACCCTCTGCCGGCGATGCCTGCAGGCGATCGAGGAAGCGGAGTAA
- a CDS encoding hypothetical protein (Evidence 5 : Unknown function), which yields MQNLLGFHPEMVFLANLGVNLHVCLCGDLQVASAQTLDFLDIGQKSSFPDWKPSSTAKTFPDGDYLVSIRKSFAAIAREAGKPIRPEFV from the coding sequence ATGCAAAACCTACTTGGTTTCCATCCGGAAATGGTCTTTTTGGCCAATCTCGGCGTCAATCTGCACGTTTGCTTGTGCGGCGACCTGCAGGTCGCCTCCGCGCAAACGCTTGATTTCCTTGATATTGGCCAAAAATCCTCATTTCCGGATTGGAAACCGAGTTCTACCGCAAAAACATTTCCGGATGGAGACTACTTGGTTTCCATCCGGAAATCGTTCGCCGCCATCGCTCGAGAGGCCGGGAAACCGATCCGGCCAGAATTCGTTTGA
- a CDS encoding conserved hypothetical protein (Evidence 4 : Unknown function but conserved in other organisms), which yields MVGLSPKPARDSHRVAAYLLEHGYDVIPVNPGQKELLGRPCFRTLSEIPFPVDLVDLFIGPGRVASFVDQAVAQGIGVIWMQLGIVHEEAARKAREAGCTVIMNRCIMRDHMQLQTGGGR from the coding sequence GTGGTAGGCCTCTCGCCGAAGCCCGCGCGCGACAGCCACCGGGTGGCGGCCTACCTGCTCGAGCACGGCTACGATGTCATCCCTGTCAATCCCGGGCAGAAGGAACTCCTCGGACGCCCTTGTTTCCGAACCTTGTCGGAGATCCCGTTTCCAGTGGATCTCGTTGACCTGTTCATCGGTCCCGGGCGCGTGGCTTCTTTTGTCGATCAGGCTGTCGCCCAAGGGATCGGGGTGATCTGGATGCAGCTCGGGATCGTGCACGAAGAGGCGGCCCGCAAGGCGCGGGAAGCCGGCTGCACGGTCATCATGAACCGGTGCATCATGCGGGATCACATGCAGCTGCAAACCGGGGGCGGGAGATGA
- the hom gene encoding Homoserine dehydrogenase — translation MPQLQVGIIGFGTVGAGACEILVENRDVIADRVGMEIVIRRIADLDIERDRGVAIDRRILTRDAMEIIEDPEIGIVVELMGGLKQAKEFIRMALERGKHVVTANKALLAETGNELFELAEKNGVGLSFEASVGGGIPIIRALRSGLAANRIQTIMGILNGTSNYILTRMAREALPYEKVVEDAVREGYAEDPPTLDVDGTDAAHKLAILIMLSRGEAVPFDGIYREGIMRLTPDDIRFAGEFGYSVKLLAIARHHGDRVEARVHPAMIPKDHILANVNDVYNAIYIEGDFVGPNLYYGLGAGRRATGSAVVSDIMDLARQMRSGQGRVLPSRGYARPVQRHIAIQAMDELVSAYYFRFSAQDKPGVLSRIAGILGDHQISISSVIQMGREVNGSVPIVMLTHEARERSAQRAIGLIDRLDVLTDRTVMIRVEGAHT, via the coding sequence ATGCCACAGCTTCAGGTGGGGATCATAGGGTTCGGCACGGTCGGGGCGGGTGCCTGCGAGATCCTGGTCGAGAACCGGGACGTGATTGCGGACCGCGTCGGGATGGAGATCGTCATTCGGCGCATCGCCGACCTCGACATCGAACGGGACAGGGGAGTGGCCATAGACCGGAGGATTCTGACCCGGGACGCCATGGAGATCATCGAGGATCCCGAGATCGGGATCGTCGTCGAGTTGATGGGCGGTCTGAAACAGGCGAAGGAATTCATCCGTATGGCGCTCGAGCGCGGCAAGCACGTTGTGACCGCCAACAAGGCCCTGCTCGCGGAGACCGGAAACGAGCTGTTCGAGCTGGCTGAGAAGAATGGGGTGGGGCTCTCCTTCGAGGCGAGTGTCGGCGGAGGGATCCCCATCATCCGTGCGCTGCGCTCCGGCCTGGCGGCGAACCGTATCCAGACGATCATGGGCATCCTGAACGGGACCTCCAACTACATCCTGACCCGGATGGCCCGGGAGGCCCTGCCCTATGAGAAGGTCGTGGAGGACGCAGTCCGGGAGGGATACGCCGAGGATCCGCCCACCCTGGACGTGGACGGGACCGATGCCGCCCACAAGCTCGCGATCCTCATCATGCTTTCGAGGGGTGAGGCGGTGCCCTTCGACGGGATTTACCGCGAAGGCATCATGCGGCTCACCCCGGATGACATCCGCTTCGCAGGCGAATTCGGATACAGCGTGAAGCTTCTGGCCATCGCCCGGCACCACGGCGACCGGGTCGAGGCGCGGGTCCATCCCGCCATGATCCCCAAAGACCATATCCTTGCCAACGTCAACGACGTCTACAACGCTATTTACATCGAAGGCGATTTCGTGGGTCCGAACCTCTATTACGGTCTCGGGGCCGGGAGGCGGGCCACCGGGAGCGCCGTCGTCTCGGACATCATGGATCTCGCGCGCCAGATGCGCTCGGGCCAGGGCAGGGTCCTGCCCTCGCGGGGATACGCACGACCCGTTCAGCGGCATATCGCCATCCAGGCCATGGACGAACTGGTGTCGGCCTACTATTTCCGCTTCTCCGCCCAGGACAAGCCGGGCGTCCTTTCGCGGATCGCGGGGATCCTGGGCGATCACCAGATCAGCATATCGTCGGTGATCCAGATGGGGCGCGAGGTCAACGGCTCGGTTCCCATCGTGATGCTGACCCATGAGGCCCGGGAGCGAAGCGCGCAGCGGGCGATCGGGCTGATCGACCGGCTCGACGTATTGACGGACAGGACCGTGATGATCCGAGTGGAAGGGGCGCATACCTGA
- the purM gene encoding Phosphoribosylformylglycinamidine cyclo-ligase: MVEKKPTRKYADAGVDIDAGNRFVQRIKPIVSKTFRTGVITDIGGFAGLFSLNLQHIEKPVLVSSTDGVGTKLKIAFMMDRHDTVGIDLVAMCVNDILVQGAAPLFFLDYLAMGKLDVDRAADIVKGIADGCQEAQCSLIGGETAEMPDFYGKGEYDLAGFVVGLADNKDILDGSEIAVGHHLIGIGSSGLHSNGYSLVRKIFFEDLHMKVDEFVPEFGRTLGEELLEPTRIYVRTIQNLRRDFRLYGIAHITGGGLIDNLPRILPAACKGVIERGSWERPPIFPYLEQKADIPEREMLRTFNNGLGLVIVVSAEDTKEVMLRLQAMGEKGYLIGTVDERGEGEEPVELTG; encoded by the coding sequence ATGGTCGAGAAGAAACCGACGCGAAAGTATGCCGATGCCGGTGTCGATATCGATGCCGGCAATCGATTCGTACAAAGGATCAAGCCGATTGTCAGCAAGACCTTCCGTACCGGGGTCATCACCGATATCGGGGGATTTGCGGGGCTGTTCTCCCTGAACCTCCAGCACATTGAAAAGCCCGTCCTCGTGAGCTCGACGGACGGCGTCGGCACCAAATTGAAGATCGCTTTCATGATGGACCGGCACGATACGGTCGGCATCGACCTGGTCGCCATGTGCGTAAACGACATCCTTGTCCAGGGCGCCGCTCCCCTGTTCTTTCTCGATTATCTCGCGATGGGGAAACTGGATGTGGACAGGGCCGCCGACATCGTCAAAGGGATCGCCGACGGATGCCAAGAGGCGCAATGCTCCCTGATCGGGGGAGAAACCGCCGAAATGCCCGATTTCTACGGCAAGGGGGAATACGACCTGGCCGGGTTCGTGGTCGGCCTGGCTGACAACAAGGATATCCTGGACGGCTCGGAGATCGCCGTCGGACACCACCTGATCGGAATCGGATCGAGCGGGCTGCACAGCAACGGTTATTCGCTGGTCCGCAAGATCTTCTTCGAAGACCTTCACATGAAGGTCGACGAGTTCGTGCCCGAATTCGGACGGACGCTTGGTGAAGAACTGCTGGAGCCGACGCGCATTTATGTCCGTACGATCCAGAACCTGCGCCGCGACTTCCGTCTGTACGGCATCGCCCACATCACGGGCGGCGGGTTGATCGACAACCTCCCCCGAATCCTGCCGGCGGCCTGCAAGGGGGTGATCGAGCGGGGATCCTGGGAGCGGCCTCCGATCTTCCCCTACCTCGAGCAAAAGGCCGACATCCCTGAACGGGAGATGCTCCGCACCTTCAACAACGGGTTGGGCCTCGTGATCGTCGTGAGCGCTGAAGACACGAAGGAGGTCATGCTGCGCCTCCAGGCCATGGGAGAGAAGGGCTACCTGATCGGCACGGTCGACGAGCGCGGTGAGGGTGAAGAGCCCGTCGAACTGACCGGTTGA
- the yfdZ gene encoding putative aminotransferase, PLP-dependent (Evidence 3 : Putative function from multiple computational evidences; Product type e : enzyme) has protein sequence MMQEFRRMSRLPPYVFATVNKIKMDARHKGEDIVDLGMGNPDIPTPRHIVEKLVEAAEKGQNHRYSASMGITKLRQAICDWYKRRFDVDLDPDEEAIVTIGAKEGLAHLVLATISPGDVVFAPNPTYPIHPYSAIIAGGDVRSIPIGPDRDFFEDLLSATKQTWPNPRMLIISYPHNPTTAVVDLHFFEKIVEFCREHEIMVIHDFAYADLVFDGYEPPSFLQVPGAKEIGVELFSLSKSYSMAGWRVGFCVGNPALVSALRRIKSYLDYGVFQPIQIAAIIALNGPYDCVEEIVEIYRERRDVLVDGLNRVGWAIEKPKGTMFVWARIPEPYRAMGSVEFSKMLIEKARVAVSPGIGFGEYGDEHVRFALVENPHRIRQAIRGIRQIL, from the coding sequence ATGATGCAGGAATTCAGGAGAATGAGCCGGCTGCCGCCCTACGTCTTCGCCACGGTCAACAAGATCAAGATGGACGCGCGGCACAAGGGCGAAGACATCGTCGATCTCGGGATGGGAAATCCTGACATTCCCACTCCCAGGCACATTGTCGAAAAGCTGGTGGAGGCTGCGGAAAAAGGCCAGAATCATCGCTACTCCGCATCCATGGGGATCACCAAACTGCGCCAGGCCATCTGCGATTGGTACAAGCGTCGCTTCGACGTGGATCTGGACCCGGACGAAGAGGCGATCGTCACCATCGGCGCCAAAGAGGGACTCGCCCATCTGGTCCTGGCGACGATCAGCCCGGGTGATGTCGTTTTTGCACCGAATCCGACCTATCCCATTCATCCCTACTCGGCGATCATTGCCGGGGGAGATGTCAGAAGCATTCCCATCGGTCCGGACCGGGATTTCTTCGAGGACCTGTTGTCGGCCACCAAGCAGACGTGGCCGAACCCGCGCATGCTGATCATCTCCTATCCGCACAACCCCACGACGGCCGTCGTCGACCTGCATTTCTTCGAAAAGATCGTCGAGTTCTGCCGCGAGCACGAGATCATGGTGATCCACGATTTCGCCTATGCGGACCTGGTCTTCGACGGGTACGAGCCTCCCAGCTTCCTGCAGGTCCCCGGGGCGAAGGAGATCGGCGTGGAGCTGTTCAGCCTTTCGAAGAGCTACTCCATGGCGGGCTGGCGTGTCGGATTCTGCGTCGGCAACCCGGCCCTCGTTTCGGCCTTGCGGCGGATCAAGAGCTATCTGGACTACGGGGTTTTTCAGCCCATTCAAATTGCGGCGATCATCGCCCTGAACGGCCCTTACGACTGCGTCGAGGAGATCGTCGAAATCTACCGGGAAAGGCGGGACGTCCTGGTGGACGGTCTGAACCGCGTCGGTTGGGCGATCGAGAAACCGAAAGGCACGATGTTCGTCTGGGCGCGTATTCCGGAGCCCTACAGGGCGATGGGATCGGTGGAGTTTTCGAAGATGCTGATCGAGAAGGCCAGGGTCGCGGTTTCACCGGGCATCGGCTTCGGCGAATACGGCGACGAGCACGTCCGTTTCGCCCTGGTGGAAAACCCGCACCGGATCCGCCAGGCGATCAGGGGGATTAGACAGATTCTTTGA
- a CDS encoding conserved membrane hypothetical protein (Evidence 4 : Unknown function but conserved in other organisms), with amino-acid sequence MKKAWLAALCSGLVIPGLGQVFNQHLKKGLILLGSVFVLFLAALFASYRVIQQAMESAADPSTVGGGFIARLQAQDLTALKVILALFAILWIYAVIDAFVSGARIDRGTR; translated from the coding sequence ATGAAAAAGGCGTGGCTCGCCGCTCTCTGCTCCGGACTGGTCATCCCAGGGCTGGGGCAGGTCTTCAACCAGCACCTGAAGAAGGGGTTGATCCTCCTCGGGTCCGTCTTCGTCCTCTTCCTCGCCGCCCTTTTCGCATCCTACCGGGTGATCCAGCAGGCGATGGAAAGCGCCGCGGATCCTTCCACCGTCGGCGGCGGGTTTATCGCCCGGCTTCAGGCCCAGGATCTCACCGCGCTCAAGGTGATCCTGGCTTTATTCGCCATCCTTTGGATCTACGCGGTCATCGACGCCTTCGTCTCCGGGGCGCGGATCGATCGCGGGACACGGTGA
- the tatA gene encoding Sec-independent protein translocase protein TatA, with the protein MFGLGPSELLIIAVIVLILFGAKRLPEIGKGLGGAIREFRNVRKDLAEPPNEVEQPLDTAPVKSVAEPPAPRPLEAKLTDAVIGQVPGVKRAMEVKDKAQKIKAILQ; encoded by the coding sequence ATGTTCGGACTAGGCCCGAGCGAGCTTCTCATCATCGCAGTGATCGTGCTGATCCTGTTCGGCGCCAAACGCCTGCCGGAGATCGGGAAGGGTCTTGGCGGGGCGATCCGGGAATTCCGGAATGTCAGAAAAGACCTCGCCGAACCGCCGAACGAGGTTGAACAACCTCTCGATACGGCGCCCGTGAAGAGCGTGGCGGAACCCCCCGCCCCGCGGCCCCTCGAGGCCAAACTGACCGATGCCGTCATCGGACAGGTCCCAGGCGTCAAGAGGGCTATGGAAGTCAAGGACAAGGCTCAAAAGATAAAAGCGATCCTGCAATAA
- a CDS encoding conserved hypothetical protein (Evidence 4 : Unknown function but conserved in other organisms) has protein sequence MTKIKCIAAAALLHLILGGCGPLIVFGTGAAAGVGGYRYYQGSLITVYDAPFERTWEAGLKAVQVLGSTVKDARHDLTSGTVSAEQADGTPVTLKTKYVSAEQTEVAIRVGFWGDEEAGAVIARRIRETLEGQV, from the coding sequence TTGACAAAGATAAAGTGTATTGCGGCAGCGGCGCTGCTGCACCTGATCCTGGGCGGATGCGGGCCGCTGATCGTCTTCGGCACGGGTGCGGCCGCCGGTGTGGGAGGCTATCGGTATTACCAGGGCTCTTTGATCACCGTCTACGACGCGCCGTTCGAAAGGACCTGGGAGGCGGGTCTCAAGGCCGTTCAAGTCCTTGGCTCAACCGTGAAGGACGCGCGGCACGACCTCACTTCGGGCACGGTCTCGGCCGAGCAGGCGGACGGTACGCCGGTGACCCTCAAAACGAAGTATGTCTCGGCGGAGCAAACCGAGGTCGCGATCCGGGTCGGTTTCTGGGGTGATGAAGAGGCTGGAGCGGTGATTGCAAGACGGATTCGGGAGACACTGGAGGGTCAGGTCTGA